The proteins below come from a single Cottoperca gobio chromosome 11, fCotGob3.1, whole genome shotgun sequence genomic window:
- the snx27a gene encoding sorting nexin-27a has translation MADVGDDETRSVLPSASRNGPVVGSSAGSAGQIPVSIMVTSGPRMVRIVKSESGYGFNVRGQVSEGGQLRSINGELYAPLQHVSAVLPGGAADRAGIAKGDRILEVNGVSVEGATHKQVVDLIRAGEKELVLAVLSVPAQEGDGLEGGEDIQPNYDYSDKQAVPISVPTYKHVEQHAERFVVYNVYMSGRQLCAKRYREFAILHQNLKREFSNFNFPKIPGKWPFSLSEQQLDARRRGLEEYLERVCSVRVIGESDIMQEFLSESDENYNGVTDVELRIALPDKTTISVRVRKNSTTDQVYQALVMKVGMDSIMASYFALFEVINHTFVRKLAPNEFPHKLYVQNYTSAVPGTCLALRKWLFSFQEEELLRDNTLALHYCFHQALEDVKKGFIKTEDKSYQLQKLAEQRKMATYLSLLRTCEGYNEVAFPNCSCDSRRKGHVITAISIHHFKLHACTEDGTLENQVIAFEWAEMQRWDTDEEGMAFCFEYARGEKKPRWVKIFTPYFNYMHECFERVFCELKWRKQVEEEASDKDNKNCSNNGNCKARG, from the exons ATGGCGGATGTAGGAGACGATGAAACTCGGTCGGTTCTCCCTTCGGCATCCCGTAACGGTCCGGTCGTCGGTTCGTCTGCGGGCAGCGCGGGCCAGATCCCAGTTAGCATTATGGTAACGTCAGGTCCGCGGATGGTGAGGATCGTCAAGTCGGAGTCCGGCTACGGCTTCAACGTTCGCGGTCAAGTTAGCGAAGGAGGACAGCTTCGGAGCATCAACGGGGAACTGTACGCTCCTCTTCAGCATGTCAGTGCTGTTTTACCCGGAGGTGCGGCAGACCGAGCTGGGATAGCAAAGGGTGACAGGATCCTGGAGGT TAATGGGGTGAGTGTGGAAGGTGCCACCCATAAACAGGTGGTGGACCTGATCCGCGCAGGAGAGAAGGAGCTGGTTCTGGCTGTGTTGTCTGTTCCAGCTCAGGAGGGTGATGGATtggaaggaggagaggacatCCAACCCAACTATGACTACAGTGACAAGCAGGCAGTGCCCATTTCTGTTCCCACATACAAACATGTTGAGCAGCACGCCGAGAGGTTTGTG GTGTACAATGTGTACATGTCAGGTAGACAGCTGTGCGCAAAGCGCTACCGGGAGTTTGCCATCTTGCACCAGAACCTAAAGAGGGAGTTTTCCAACTTCAACTTCCCCAAGATTCCTGGTAAATGGCCCTTCTCCCTGTCTGAACAGCAGCTGGATGCTCGCCGTAGAGGCCTGGAGGAATATCTCGAGCGAG TTTGCTCTGTGCGGGTGATTGGGGAGAGTGACATCATGCAGGAGTTTCTCTCTGAATCAGATGAG AACTACAATGGAGTGACGGATGTAGAGCTGCGGATAGCCCTGCCAGACAAGACCACCATCTCTGTCCGAGTCCGTAAGAACAGCACCACAGACCAGGTGTACCAG GCATTAGTGATGAAGGTTGGAATGGACAGTATTATGGCGAGCTACTTCGCCCTTTTTGAAGTCATCAACCACACCTTTG TGCGGAAGCTGGCACCTAATGAGTTTCCCCACAAGCTTTATGTGCAGAATTACACGTCGGCAGTGCCGGGGACTTGCTTGGCGCTCCGCAAATGGTTATTCAGCTTCCAGGAGGAGGAGTTGCTAAGAGACAACACGCTGGCACTGCACTACTGCTTTCACCAg GCATTGGAAGATGTGAAAAAGGGATTCATAAAAACAGAGGACAAATCCTACCAGCTGCAGAAACTGGCAGAGCAGCGCAAGATGGCCACG TACCTGAGTCTGTTGCGGACATGCGAGGGCTACAATGAGGTGGCGTTCCCCAACTGCTCCTGTGACTCCAGGAGGAAGGGACATGTCATCACAGCGATCAGCATCCATCACTTCAAGCTGCACGCTTGTACCGAGGACGGCACGCTGGAG AACCAGGTGATAGCTTTTGAGTGGGCAGAGATGCAGCGCTGGGACACTGACGAGGAGGGGATGGCTTTCTGCTTTGAATACgccagaggagagaagaaacctCGCTGGGTCAAGATCTTCACACCATAC TTTAACTACATGCACGAGTGCTTTGAGAGGGTCTTTTGTGAGCTGAAGTGGAGGAAACAG GTTGAGGAAGAGGCATCtgacaaagacaacaaaaatTGCAGTAACAATG GCAACTGCAAGGCACGAGGATGA
- the s100a10a gene encoding protein S100-A10a codes for MPSELENAMESLIKVFHHYASKEGRSGTLSRRELRELMENELSNFLISQKDPAAVDKIMKDLDTNGDGQVDFEEFVSLVVGLSIACEKCYQTHMKMQKK; via the exons ATGCCGTCAGAACTGGAGAATGCCATGGAGTCACTCATCAAGGTGTTCCACCACTACGCCTCTAAGGAAGGCCGGAGCGGCACCCTCAGCCGCCGAGAGCTCAGAGAGTTGATGGAGAACGAGCTGTCTAACTTCCTCATT TCTCAGAAGGACCCTGCTGCTGTAGACAAAATCATGAAGGACCTGGACACCAACGGTGATGGCCAGGTGGACTTTGAGGAGTTTGTTTCTCTGGTTGTTGGACTTTCCATTGCCTGTGAGAAATGTTATCAGACGCACATGAAGATGCAGAAGAAGTAA
- the LOC115015297 gene encoding ictacalcin-like yields MSDTQQAMALLIGSFSKYAGKEGDKHTLSKTELKELLQNELGDLLGKANDKEAVDRIFKGLDTNQDNSVDFNEFTNMVSCLTVMCHEYFIKK; encoded by the exons ATGTCTGATACCCAGCAAGCTATGGCTCTCCTCATCGGCTCCTTCAGTAAGTATGCTGGCAAGGAGGGGGACAAGCACACCCTGAGTAAGACAGAGTTGAAGGAGCTGCTTCAGAATGAACTTGGAGATCTGCTGGGG AAAGCCAATGACAAGGAAGCGGTGGACCGCATCTTCAAGGGCCTGGACACAAACCAGGACAACAGTGTGGACTTCAACGAGTTTACCAACATGGTCAGCTGCCTCACTGTGATGTGCCACGAATACTTCATCAAAAAATAG